Within the uncultured Draconibacterium sp. genome, the region TCTGGTGTTTGGCGAGGCGATGGCTAAGCGTGGCGAAGGAAGTATCATTACTATTTCGTCGATGGCAACTTACTCGGCCATTACAAGGGTTTTGGGCTATTCAACAGCCAAAACTGCCATTAACATTTTTACGCAATGGATGGCCATGGAAATGGCTACCAAGTTCAGCGAAAAGGTGCGGGTGAATTCTATTGCTCCGGGCTTTTTTATTGGCGACCAAAACAGAAATGTATTGATCAACCCGGACGGGTCTTATACCGAGCGCAGTAAAAAAGTACTGGCCCGTACACCAATGGGGCGCTTTGGTGATATTAAGGAGTTGAACGGTGCCGTGCAGTTTTTGTGCTCCGATGCGGCATCATTCATAACAGGTGTAATTCTTCCTGTTGATGGTGGTTTCAGCTCGTTTAGCGGTGTGTAAAATTGAACACGACCAAAATTAATTTGTTTTAGGAATAGATAAAAAGAAAGTGGTGTGCCTGTTTTGGGTATCGCCACTTTGTCATTCAAAAAGTTGGAAAAAGAAGGAAAATGGCTTTAGAGAAAACGTGGCGTTGGTTTGGCGAGAAAGACCTGGTAACCCTTGATGATTTGCAGCAAATGGGAGTGGAAGGAGTGGTTACTGCACTGCATCATATTCCGAATGGTGAAGTTTGGCCTGTTGACGAGATTCTGAAGGTAAAAACAGCTATCGAAAAACGAGGTATGCGCTGGAGTGTAGTGGAGAGTCTTCCTGTTTCGGAGGGGATAAAAATCTGTTCGAACGATCGTGGGCGTTTAATTGCCAATTACCAACAATCAGTGCGAAACCTTGGCGAATGCGGAATCGACACCATTTGCT harbors:
- a CDS encoding SDR family oxidoreductase; its protein translation is MFSLKDKVAIVTGGGGVLGGSIARSLIEAGVKVAILDIREENVNNRVEELKRLGGEAVGFISSVLDMSELRQTRETILEKWGQIDILINAAGGNLPGATLTEEQTVFDMKIEDFERVNDLNMNGTVYPSLVFGEAMAKRGEGSIITISSMATYSAITRVLGYSTAKTAINIFTQWMAMEMATKFSEKVRVNSIAPGFFIGDQNRNVLINPDGSYTERSKKVLARTPMGRFGDIKELNGAVQFLCSDAASFITGVILPVDGGFSSFSGV